A single region of the Streptomyces sp. NBC_01262 genome encodes:
- a CDS encoding 5-methyltetrahydropteroyltriglutamate--homocysteine S-methyltransferase, with the protein MTTRTQPPFRADHVGSLLRPQRLLRAREEHAKGTVTQDELRALEDEAVRDVVRMQENAGLRSATDGEFRRASWHMDFIYQLGGIRPTDEKLAVHFYNEQGELDFSSAALRVHDRISLRETIFADAFRFLRGTVTTAVPKLTIPSPSMVHYRGGRAAIDPQVYPDLEPFWHDLSAAYAQEVRALAELGCTYLQFDDTSLAYLNDPRQRKLVAEQGGDPEHQHERYIRQINAALAGRPEGLSVTTHMCRGNFRSSWAAEGGYDFVAEELFSRLDVDGFFLEYDDARSGGFEPLRFVPPGKHVVLGLVTTKRGALEDKDTLKRRIEEAARYVDIDQLCLSPQCGFSSTSEGNTLTYDEQVAKLGLIVETAEEVWGRS; encoded by the coding sequence ATGACCACCCGCACCCAGCCGCCCTTCCGCGCCGACCATGTGGGCAGTCTGCTCAGGCCGCAGCGGCTGCTGCGCGCCCGCGAGGAGCACGCCAAAGGCACCGTCACGCAGGACGAGTTGCGCGCACTGGAGGACGAGGCGGTGCGGGACGTCGTGCGCATGCAGGAAAACGCCGGCCTGCGGTCCGCGACGGACGGCGAGTTCCGCCGGGCGTCCTGGCACATGGACTTCATCTACCAACTGGGCGGCATCCGGCCCACCGACGAGAAGCTCGCCGTCCACTTCTACAACGAGCAGGGCGAACTGGACTTCTCCTCGGCCGCGCTGCGCGTGCACGACCGCATCTCGCTGCGCGAGACGATTTTCGCCGACGCCTTCCGCTTCCTGCGCGGCACGGTCACCACCGCCGTACCCAAGCTGACCATCCCCTCCCCCAGCATGGTCCACTACCGCGGCGGCCGCGCCGCGATCGACCCGCAGGTCTACCCGGACCTGGAGCCCTTCTGGCACGACCTGAGCGCCGCCTACGCCCAGGAGGTGCGCGCTCTGGCGGAACTGGGCTGCACCTACCTGCAGTTCGACGACACGAGCCTCGCCTACCTCAACGATCCGAGGCAGCGCAAGCTCGTCGCCGAGCAGGGCGGCGACCCGGAGCACCAGCACGAGCGCTACATCCGTCAGATCAACGCGGCGCTGGCCGGCCGGCCCGAGGGCCTGTCCGTCACCACCCACATGTGCCGCGGCAACTTCCGTTCCTCCTGGGCCGCCGAGGGCGGTTACGACTTCGTCGCCGAGGAGCTGTTCTCCCGGCTCGACGTCGACGGCTTCTTCCTGGAGTACGACGACGCCCGCTCCGGCGGCTTCGAGCCGCTGCGCTTTGTCCCGCCCGGCAAGCACGTGGTCCTCGGCCTGGTCACGACCAAGCGCGGCGCGCTGGAGGACAAGGACACCCTCAAGCGCCGGATCGAGGAGGCCGCCCGTTACGTGGACATCGACCAGTTGTGCCTGTCCCCGCAGTGCGGCTTCTCCTCGACCTCGGAGGGCAACACGCTCACCTATGACGAGCAGGTCGCCAAGCTAGGACTGATCGTCGAGACCGCCGAAGAGGTGTGGGGCCGGAGCTAG
- a CDS encoding GNAT family N-acetyltransferase, with protein MKGSTQTSTGWLVAPLPVGDPVSAGLLRQYFEDIVGRYYDRPTTTSEIDGILAEFPSDCLAPPAGLFLVGYYDGAPAGCAGVRVMDAAAGTAELKRVFVRGSARGTGGGPALVTAAEQAAREALGAVAMRLDTRKDLVEARALYAKLGYAEIPAYHDDPYADHFFEKKLG; from the coding sequence GTGAAGGGATCAACACAAACGTCCACGGGCTGGCTTGTCGCCCCGCTGCCCGTCGGTGACCCCGTCTCGGCGGGTCTGCTCCGGCAGTACTTCGAGGACATCGTCGGCCGCTACTACGACCGCCCGACGACCACGTCCGAGATCGACGGCATCCTCGCGGAATTCCCCAGCGACTGTCTCGCCCCGCCCGCCGGGCTGTTCCTGGTCGGGTACTACGACGGAGCCCCCGCCGGGTGCGCGGGCGTCCGCGTCATGGACGCCGCCGCCGGCACGGCGGAGCTGAAGCGGGTCTTCGTCCGGGGCTCCGCCCGCGGCACCGGCGGCGGGCCGGCACTGGTGACCGCGGCCGAGCAGGCGGCGCGCGAAGCGCTGGGCGCGGTGGCGATGCGGCTGGACACGAGAAAGGACCTGGTGGAGGCCAGGGCGCTGTACGCGAAGCTGGGCTACGCGGAGATTCCGGCGTATCACGACGATCCTTACGCGGACCATTTCTTCGAGAAGAAGCTCGGCTGA
- a CDS encoding Xaa-Pro dipeptidyl-peptidase, with translation MLSHARGNRTTQLISVVAALAAALLTVLMPPATAQAAATGTVRGGASQPVYSYEDAIREAVWVDDGLDSDGDGKTDRIAADIIRPREAARAGLKVPVIMDASPYYSCCGRGNESQLKTYDANGNVVQAPLFYDNYFVPRGYAVVLVDLAGTNRSDGCDDIGGPSEVGSAKAVIDWLNGRATAYRTRTGTTPVTADWTTGSTGMIGKSWDGTIANAVAATGVKGLKTIVPISAISSWYDYYFQQGAALYDSGPDWLSDYVESASARKNCEAVQEAIVKGAPRSGDWTDFWSARDYTKKASKVHASVFAVHGMQDLNVRTKHFGQWWDALAKNGVQRKVWLSQTGHVDPFDYRRTQWVDTLHRWFDHYLLGVRNGIDHEAGADVERSPGQWTRDARWEPHGTAQTRLSLRAGATAGLGTLGLKAAKPGSTESFTDDPSLWEEDWAAAADTATPAKTAFTTGTLTKDLRLSGSGTVTLTASSSTASAHLSAVVVDLGPQTIRDYLGAKEGIVNLTTRSCYGESTAGDSACFLDTAADSETVDHQVVSRGWADLGHSASLRHGTALTPGKKYTITIQLAATDHVFPAGHRLALIVAGTDGGLIEPADTTPAVTVDLARSSAGLPLVGGHGALATTTATAAATATAEDLTASLAPAPHLFGGLDDQS, from the coding sequence GTGCTCTCACACGCGCGGGGGAACCGCACCACACAGCTGATATCCGTCGTGGCGGCGCTGGCCGCCGCCCTGTTGACCGTCCTGATGCCGCCGGCCACCGCTCAGGCCGCGGCGACGGGCACCGTACGCGGCGGCGCCAGCCAGCCTGTGTACTCCTACGAGGACGCCATCCGGGAAGCGGTGTGGGTCGACGACGGGCTCGACAGCGACGGGGACGGGAAGACCGACCGGATCGCCGCCGACATCATCCGGCCCCGAGAGGCCGCCCGGGCCGGGCTCAAGGTCCCGGTCATCATGGACGCGAGCCCGTACTACTCCTGCTGCGGGCGCGGCAACGAGAGCCAGCTCAAGACGTACGACGCGAACGGGAACGTCGTCCAGGCGCCCCTGTTCTACGACAACTACTTCGTTCCGCGCGGCTACGCGGTCGTCCTCGTGGACCTCGCCGGGACCAACCGCTCCGACGGCTGTGACGACATCGGCGGCCCCTCGGAGGTCGGCTCCGCCAAGGCGGTGATCGACTGGCTGAACGGCCGCGCCACCGCGTACCGGACGCGTACCGGCACCACCCCCGTCACCGCCGACTGGACGACAGGCTCCACCGGCATGATCGGCAAGAGCTGGGACGGCACCATCGCCAACGCCGTGGCGGCGACCGGCGTCAAAGGCCTGAAGACCATCGTGCCGATCAGCGCCATCAGCTCGTGGTACGACTACTACTTCCAGCAGGGCGCCGCCCTCTACGACTCCGGCCCGGACTGGCTGTCGGACTACGTGGAGAGCGCGAGCGCCAGGAAGAACTGCGAGGCTGTGCAGGAGGCCATCGTCAAGGGCGCCCCGCGCAGCGGCGACTGGACGGACTTCTGGTCGGCGCGCGACTACACCAAGAAGGCGTCGAAGGTGCACGCCAGCGTCTTCGCCGTCCACGGCATGCAGGACCTCAACGTGCGCACCAAGCACTTCGGCCAGTGGTGGGACGCGCTCGCCAAGAACGGCGTCCAGCGCAAGGTGTGGCTGTCCCAGACCGGCCACGTCGACCCGTTCGACTACCGCCGTACGCAGTGGGTGGACACCCTCCACCGCTGGTTCGACCACTATCTGCTCGGCGTGCGCAACGGCATCGACCACGAAGCCGGCGCCGACGTCGAGCGCAGCCCCGGCCAGTGGACGCGGGACGCCCGCTGGGAGCCGCACGGCACCGCCCAGACCCGGCTGAGCCTGCGCGCGGGCGCCACGGCGGGTCTCGGCACGCTGGGGCTGAAGGCCGCGAAGCCGGGCAGCACCGAGTCCTTCACCGACGACCCCTCCTTGTGGGAGGAGGACTGGGCGGCGGCGGCCGACACCGCGACCCCGGCGAAGACCGCCTTCACCACCGGGACGCTCACCAAGGACCTGCGGCTGTCCGGCAGCGGCACGGTGACTCTCACCGCGTCCTCGTCGACCGCCAGCGCCCACCTGTCGGCGGTCGTGGTCGACCTCGGCCCGCAGACCATACGGGACTACCTCGGCGCCAAGGAAGGCATCGTCAACCTCACCACCCGCTCCTGCTACGGCGAGAGCACGGCGGGCGACAGCGCCTGCTTCCTGGACACCGCCGCCGACTCCGAGACCGTGGACCACCAGGTGGTCAGCCGCGGCTGGGCCGACCTCGGCCACTCCGCCTCACTCCGGCACGGCACGGCGCTGACGCCCGGCAAGAAGTACACGATCACCATCCAGCTGGCCGCCACCGACCATGTCTTCCCGGCCGGACACCGGCTCGCGCTCATCGTGGCCGGCACCGACGGCGGCCTGATCGAGCCGGCCGACACGACCCCGGCCGTCACCGTCGACCTGGCCCGCTCCTCTGCCGGGCTCCCGCTCGTCGGCGGCCACGGCGCACTCGCCACCACCACGGCGACCGCCGCCGCAACGGCGACCGCCGAAGACCTGACCGCCTCGCTAGCTCCGGCCCCACACCTCTTCGGCGGTCTCGACGATCAGTCCTAG
- a CDS encoding WD40/YVTN/BNR-like repeat-containing protein produces MFRRARAVSVGLCAVALAALNVLPAHAHARSGPAWEIRDTGSTARFRGLSAVSRGTAWAAGSAGTVLRTLDGGRSWQDVSPPGAGDLLFRDIEAFDARRAVVLAIGEGEASRIFRTQDGGATWTETFRNTDPRAFYDCVTFFDPGHGLAVSDPVDGKYRILSTRDGGRSWTVLPSEGMPAALDGEASFAASGQCLVSAGSHDVWLATGGGATARVLHSGDRGLTWSATGTPVPAGDPAKGVFALAFRDGDPRHGIAVGGDYRADQASPDAAAVSRDGGATWTASPQPPQAYRSGVSWLAQYPHGRSAAVAVGPTGSDLTTDGGLTWRTFDTGSYDTVDCAPDGGCWAAGELGRIARLEFPR; encoded by the coding sequence ATGTTTCGGCGTGCGCGTGCGGTGTCGGTCGGGCTGTGCGCGGTGGCGCTCGCGGCGTTGAATGTCCTTCCGGCGCATGCGCATGCGCGATCAGGACCGGCGTGGGAGATCCGTGACACCGGCAGCACCGCCCGCTTCCGGGGGCTGTCGGCGGTGAGCCGCGGCACCGCGTGGGCGGCGGGCTCGGCGGGAACGGTGCTGCGCACGCTGGACGGCGGGCGCAGCTGGCAGGACGTGTCCCCGCCCGGCGCGGGCGACCTGCTGTTCCGCGACATCGAGGCGTTCGACGCGAGGCGGGCCGTGGTGCTGGCGATCGGCGAGGGCGAGGCCTCGCGGATCTTCCGGACCCAGGACGGCGGCGCGACCTGGACGGAGACCTTCCGCAACACCGACCCCAGGGCCTTCTACGACTGCGTCACCTTCTTCGACCCGGGGCACGGGCTGGCGGTGAGCGACCCGGTCGACGGCAAGTACCGCATCCTGTCCACCCGGGACGGCGGCCGCAGCTGGACGGTCCTGCCGTCGGAGGGCATGCCGGCCGCACTCGACGGCGAGGCGTCCTTCGCGGCGAGCGGCCAGTGCCTGGTCAGCGCGGGCAGCCATGACGTATGGCTGGCGACCGGCGGCGGCGCCACCGCGCGCGTGCTGCATTCCGGCGACCGGGGCCTGACCTGGAGCGCCACCGGCACTCCCGTCCCGGCGGGCGATCCGGCGAAGGGCGTCTTCGCCCTGGCCTTCCGCGACGGCGACCCGCGCCACGGCATCGCCGTCGGCGGCGACTACCGGGCCGACCAGGCCTCGCCCGACGCGGCCGCCGTCAGCCGGGACGGCGGGGCGACCTGGACCGCCTCGCCGCAGCCCCCTCAGGCGTACCGCTCCGGCGTCAGCTGGCTTGCGCAGTACCCGCACGGGCGCTCGGCCGCCGTCGCGGTCGGGCCGACCGGCAGCGACCTGACCACCGACGGCGGCCTCACCTGGCGGACCTTCGACACCGGCTCGTACGACACCGTCGACTGCGCCCCCGACGGCGGCTGCTGGGCCGCGGGCGAACTGGGCCGTATCGCGCGGCTGGAATTCCCGCGCTAG
- a CDS encoding Tex family protein produces MSVQGSVERRIAEELGVRECQVRSAVELLDGGATVPFIARYRKEATGTLDDAQLRTLEERLRYLRELDERRAAILESVESQGKLDDALKAQILAADSKARLEDIYLPFKPKRRTKAQIAREAGLEPLADRLLGDPSLDPQAEAAGYVDADKGVEDAAAALDGARAILTERFSEDADLVGSLRTRMWERGRVVAKVREGREEDGAKFADYFDFAEPFTKLPSHRVLAMLRGEKEEVLDLTLEPEEPVEGPSSFERSIAHNFGITDRGRPGDKWLADTVRWAWRTRFLVRLGIDLRVQLRQQAEDEAVRVFATNLRDLLLAAPAGTRATMGLDPGFRTGVKVAVVDATGKVVATDTIYPHVPRNKWDESIASLARLSAAHNVDLIAIGNGTASRETDKLAADLIKRHPELKLTKAVVSEAGASVYSASAYASAELPELDVSLRGAVSIARRLQDPLAELVKIDPKSIGVGQYQHDLSELKLSRSLDAVVEDCVNGVGVDVNTASAPLLRRVSGITEGLAGNIVAHRDANGPFRTRKALKEVARLGPKAYEQCAGFLRIPGGDDPLDASSVHPEAYPVVRRMSSAAGTDIKALIGNATVLRTLRAQQFVDDSFGLPTVTDILAELEKPGRDPRPAFQTATFKEGVEELKDLRSGMVLEGVVTNVAAFGAFVDVGVHQDGLVHVSAMSKTFVSDPRDVVKSGDIVRVKVLDVDIPRKRISLTLRLDDEAAPKGAAPQGGNEQRGGRGERGARPERRANPPRQARGGGSSQPPAGGAMAEALRRAGLGGNGR; encoded by the coding sequence ATGTCTGTTCAGGGGTCGGTCGAACGCAGGATCGCCGAGGAGCTCGGAGTACGGGAATGCCAGGTGCGCTCGGCCGTCGAGCTGCTCGACGGCGGTGCGACGGTGCCGTTCATCGCGCGGTACCGCAAGGAGGCCACGGGCACGCTGGACGACGCGCAGTTGCGCACGCTGGAGGAGCGGCTGCGCTATCTGCGCGAACTCGACGAGCGGCGGGCGGCGATCCTGGAGTCGGTCGAGTCCCAGGGCAAGCTCGACGACGCCCTGAAGGCGCAGATCCTCGCCGCCGACTCCAAGGCGCGGCTGGAGGACATCTACCTGCCCTTCAAGCCCAAGCGGCGCACCAAGGCGCAGATCGCCCGCGAGGCGGGCCTGGAACCGCTCGCCGACCGGCTGCTCGGCGACCCGTCACTGGACCCGCAGGCGGAGGCCGCGGGATACGTGGACGCCGACAAGGGCGTCGAGGACGCGGCGGCGGCCCTGGACGGGGCCCGGGCCATCCTCACCGAGCGCTTCTCCGAGGACGCCGACCTGGTCGGCTCGCTGCGCACGCGCATGTGGGAGCGCGGCCGGGTGGTCGCCAAGGTCCGTGAGGGCAGGGAGGAGGACGGCGCGAAATTCGCCGACTACTTCGACTTCGCCGAGCCCTTCACCAAGCTCCCCTCCCACCGCGTACTGGCGATGCTGCGCGGCGAGAAGGAGGAGGTCCTCGACCTCACCCTGGAGCCCGAGGAGCCGGTCGAGGGGCCGTCGAGCTTCGAGCGCAGCATCGCGCACAACTTCGGCATCACGGACCGGGGCCGCCCCGGTGACAAGTGGCTGGCCGACACCGTGCGCTGGGCCTGGCGCACCCGCTTCCTGGTCCGGCTCGGCATCGACCTGCGCGTGCAGCTGCGCCAGCAGGCCGAGGACGAGGCGGTGCGGGTCTTCGCCACCAACCTGCGCGACCTGCTGCTCGCCGCCCCGGCCGGCACCCGCGCCACCATGGGGCTGGACCCTGGCTTCCGTACGGGCGTGAAGGTCGCCGTCGTGGACGCCACCGGCAAGGTCGTCGCCACCGACACGATCTACCCGCACGTCCCGCGCAACAAGTGGGACGAGTCCATCGCCTCCCTCGCCCGGCTCTCGGCCGCCCACAACGTCGACCTCATCGCCATCGGCAACGGCACCGCCTCCCGCGAGACCGACAAGCTCGCCGCCGACCTCATCAAGCGCCACCCGGAGCTGAAGCTCACCAAGGCGGTCGTCTCGGAGGCCGGGGCCTCGGTCTACTCCGCGTCCGCGTACGCCTCCGCCGAACTGCCCGAGCTGGACGTGTCGCTGCGCGGCGCGGTGTCCATCGCCCGGCGGCTGCAGGACCCGCTGGCCGAGCTGGTGAAGATCGACCCGAAGTCCATCGGCGTCGGCCAGTACCAGCACGACCTGTCCGAGCTGAAGCTGTCCCGCTCGCTCGACGCGGTGGTCGAGGACTGCGTCAACGGCGTCGGCGTGGACGTCAACACTGCCTCCGCCCCGCTGCTGCGCCGGGTCTCCGGCATCACCGAGGGGCTGGCCGGCAACATCGTCGCCCACCGCGACGCCAACGGGCCGTTCCGCACGCGCAAGGCGCTCAAGGAGGTGGCCCGGCTCGGCCCCAAGGCGTACGAGCAGTGCGCGGGCTTCCTGCGCATTCCGGGCGGCGACGACCCGCTGGACGCCTCCAGCGTCCACCCGGAGGCGTACCCCGTCGTGCGCAGGATGAGTTCGGCCGCGGGCACCGACATCAAGGCCCTGATCGGCAACGCCACGGTGCTGCGCACGCTGCGGGCCCAGCAGTTCGTGGACGACAGCTTCGGTCTGCCGACCGTCACCGACATCCTGGCCGAGCTGGAGAAGCCGGGGCGCGACCCACGCCCCGCGTTCCAGACCGCGACCTTCAAGGAGGGCGTCGAGGAGCTGAAGGACCTGCGGTCCGGGATGGTGCTGGAGGGCGTGGTCACCAATGTCGCGGCCTTCGGGGCCTTCGTCGACGTCGGCGTCCACCAGGACGGTCTGGTGCATGTCTCCGCGATGTCGAAGACCTTCGTCAGCGACCCGCGGGACGTGGTCAAGTCCGGTGACATCGTGCGGGTGAAGGTGCTCGACGTGGACATCCCGCGCAAGCGGATCTCGCTGACGCTGCGGCTCGACGACGAGGCCGCCCCCAAGGGCGCGGCCCCCCAGGGCGGCAACGAGCAGCGCGGCGGGCGGGGCGAGCGCGGTGCCCGCCCCGAGCGCCGGGCCAATCCGCCCCGCCAGGCCCGCGGCGGCGGCTCCTCGCAGCCGCCGGCCGGCGGCGCCATGGCCGAGGCCCTGCGGCGGGCCGGCCTGGGCGGCAACGGCCGCTGA
- a CDS encoding Arc family DNA-binding protein, translating to MVNFNVRFPDELIARVRIQATADRRSINSEILHLLEVALATVGEDAESPGGNSAAPAPLRGKPDSSPA from the coding sequence ATGGTCAACTTCAACGTTCGCTTCCCCGATGAGCTGATCGCACGCGTGCGCATCCAGGCGACTGCGGACCGGCGGTCCATCAACTCCGAGATCCTGCATCTGCTTGAGGTCGCTCTCGCCACCGTCGGGGAGGACGCCGAATCGCCCGGCGGCAATTCGGCTGCCCCTGCCCCGCTACGGGGGAAGCCGGATTCCTCCCCGGCCTGA
- a CDS encoding cholesterol oxidase substrate-binding domain-containing protein codes for MTRIRRREETRRAFLRTAASLGAAGMVAAVAPLAMAQEAAAADLPGFPEDAGLYRSAYRNWVGEISADGLWACAPGTPDQVVAVVNWARENGWTVRARGYAHGWSPLTIPAGTAAGAPLLLVDTTAHLTGLALEPAGSTGLAAVRAGAGASMETLLGYLEEHGLGVTAAPAPGDITIGGALAIDAHGTAVPAEGESRLPGQTYGSLSNRVLSLTAVVWDEDSGAYALRTYQRDDPDCAALLTHLGRALVTEVVLRVGENSSLRCLSRTDIPAAELFAAPGGDGDRTFASFLDESGRAEAIWFAYTEFPWLKVWSVAPNRPLTSRRVTSPYNYPFSDNVPTAVARLAGTLVSDAAWYLAPALGQAQLAASVLGLTTTVSADIWGPSKNTLLYIKPTTLRETANGYAVLTSRDQVQRVVAEFTAFYRERLAAYTAQGRFPVNGQVEIRVTGLDDPAEADSTGAQPPLLSALRPRADHPEWDTAVWLDVLTLPGTPDAPAFFRELERFLLDTYDGGHALTRVEWSKGWAYTEEAAWAEPEVFGTAVPASFTDGQGPGWDEAAQILDRLDPHRLFRNPFLDRLFTV; via the coding sequence ATGACTCGAATACGCAGACGTGAAGAGACCCGCCGGGCATTCCTGCGCACAGCTGCCTCCCTCGGCGCGGCCGGCATGGTGGCGGCCGTCGCCCCCCTCGCCATGGCACAGGAAGCGGCGGCCGCGGACCTGCCCGGATTCCCGGAGGACGCCGGGCTCTACCGGTCCGCGTACCGCAACTGGGTGGGCGAGATCAGCGCCGACGGGCTGTGGGCCTGCGCACCCGGCACCCCGGACCAAGTGGTCGCCGTCGTCAACTGGGCCCGGGAGAACGGCTGGACGGTGCGCGCCCGGGGTTACGCCCACGGCTGGTCCCCGCTGACCATCCCGGCCGGGACCGCGGCCGGGGCGCCGCTGCTGCTCGTCGACACCACCGCCCACCTCACCGGCCTGGCCCTGGAGCCCGCCGGGTCCACCGGCCTCGCCGCCGTCCGGGCCGGCGCGGGCGCCTCGATGGAGACCCTGCTCGGCTACCTGGAGGAGCACGGCCTCGGCGTCACCGCGGCCCCCGCGCCCGGCGACATCACGATCGGCGGCGCACTGGCCATCGACGCCCACGGCACCGCCGTACCGGCCGAGGGCGAGAGCCGGCTTCCCGGCCAGACCTACGGCTCGCTCAGCAATCGCGTGCTGTCGCTGACGGCGGTGGTGTGGGACGAGGACAGCGGCGCCTACGCACTGCGTACGTACCAGCGCGACGACCCGGACTGCGCGGCGCTCCTCACGCACCTCGGCCGGGCCCTGGTCACCGAAGTCGTCCTGCGCGTGGGGGAGAACTCCTCCCTGCGCTGCCTCAGCCGCACCGACATCCCTGCCGCCGAGCTCTTCGCGGCCCCCGGCGGCGACGGCGACCGTACCTTCGCGAGCTTCCTGGACGAGTCGGGCCGGGCCGAGGCGATCTGGTTCGCGTACACCGAATTCCCCTGGCTGAAGGTGTGGAGCGTGGCACCGAACCGCCCGCTGACCTCGCGCCGGGTCACCTCGCCGTACAACTACCCCTTCTCCGACAACGTCCCGACCGCCGTCGCCCGGCTCGCCGGGACCCTGGTGTCCGACGCCGCCTGGTATCTCGCGCCGGCGCTGGGCCAGGCCCAGCTCGCCGCGTCCGTCCTCGGCCTCACCACCACCGTGTCCGCCGACATCTGGGGCCCCTCCAAGAACACTTTGCTCTACATCAAACCGACCACACTGCGGGAGACGGCGAACGGCTACGCCGTGCTGACCTCGCGGGACCAGGTGCAGCGCGTCGTCGCGGAGTTCACCGCCTTCTACCGCGAACGGCTGGCCGCGTACACCGCGCAGGGGCGCTTTCCCGTCAACGGCCAGGTCGAGATCCGGGTCACCGGCCTCGACGACCCCGCCGAGGCCGACTCGACCGGCGCGCAGCCCCCGCTGCTGTCCGCGCTGCGGCCCCGGGCCGACCACCCCGAGTGGGACACCGCGGTATGGCTGGACGTGCTCACCCTCCCCGGCACCCCGGACGCGCCCGCCTTCTTCCGGGAGCTGGAGCGCTTCCTGCTCGACACCTACGACGGCGGCCACGCGCTCACCCGCGTCGAGTGGTCCAAGGGCTGGGCCTACACGGAGGAGGCCGCCTGGGCCGAACCCGAGGTCTTCGGCACCGCCGTGCCCGCCTCGTTCACGGACGGGCAGGGCCCCGGATGGGACGAGGCGGCGCAGATCCTGGACCGGCTGGACCCGCACCGGCTCTTCCGGAACCCCTTCCTCGACCGGCTGTTCACCGTGTAA